The Passer domesticus isolate bPasDom1 chromosome W, bPasDom1.hap1, whole genome shotgun sequence genome contains the following window.
CTTTGCCTTAGTCTTTAACAGTAAGACCAGTTGTCCTCAAAGTACCCAGCTCACTGATCTGGAATGCAGAAATGGGGAGCAGAATGAAATCCCAATAATCCAGGAAGAAACTGTTGGTGACCTGCTATGCCATTTAGACACATATAAGTCTATGGGGATAAATGGGATCCACCCAAGGGTACTGAGGGACCTGGCAGAAGAGCTCACCAAGACACTTTCAAACTATTTACCAGCAGCCCTGGTCAACCAGGGAGGTCCTTGTTGACTGGAAGTTGGCAGATGTTGTTAGCGTTCAGGAACacataatcacagaatgattaTATGCAGGTGCTTTTATTGAAGAGCTCTGGGTGTCAGGGGTACAGACCCAAATCTGACTCCGCCATGGGTTCGGGATGAAGATGTTTTTATATTCTATCATTATATAACttacatattaattattaaacttaCATTGTTCTATTGTATACATTGATTTCATCCAAGCATAGGTTTCTCGTGATCCCCCTCAAACCCTTGAACATAGTTTCTCATGATTCTTCTTACgattaaacaataattataCCTAAACAATCATCACATCTAACAATTATATCATTTATCATATACTGGTTACGCAGGTGCAATTTCACATGATCTGGCAAACACAAGGCCTAATGTTTCCCAGGGCctattttaacattttcccaGGGCCTACTAAGCCTAGCTTTCTTTCTAACTCCCCAaattttctatgattttaaaatattttactatcATTTCCCCCTTTGAAAGCATTTTTACTTCACTATAAGTGCAAATGTTTTCACTTGATACAGTCCTTTGTTTCTGGGTCTATACTTGATGTTCTTCCAATCCATGATTGATGTAAACATTGTCACGGGTGCTGTCACAAACTGGAGAACCAGAGGATGGTGGGTGTGGATCTTGTGTCAGTGCCTTTATTATTTTTCGGTTCCAGGatgttttcttctgtatttctcCCTTTAAGATGCTGTAAACTAACCAAATTGCTGAGAATACAATTAGTAAGATTATCACACTCTCAATGATAGATTTAATCCATGAACTCACATTCCACCCTAACCCTTTGAAGATTTTGCCTAACCAGCTCGTAGTCAAATACTTTTGCTCTTCTTGTGCTTCATGCTCTATTTGTTTCAACTGATTGATGTCATATTCTACATCTGCAGTTACATTTGGGATGTGGATGCAGCAATGATCAATCCGTCCCTTTAAAAACCCACACACTCCATGCTCTTTCAGGAGTAACAAATTACGATTTTGTAAAGTCATTTTTGTGGTAGCCTGTAATTGTACGTTTAGTTCTTTAAATCCTTTCCGGGTGACTCTTGCCAGTCTATCTACCTGACCTGTAAGTTTGTATAGCATTTCTCTACTCTGATAGTTTGCTATAGGACCAAGCAAAGACTCTAGGGCCCACCCAAATTTCACTCCACTAGAGGGTTCTTGCAAAGTGTCATCTTGATTTTCATTGTCTAGAATTTCTCGTCTTGTTCTTATCTGCAGAAGTTCATGTTCTCCATTAAATAGGGACTTTTTCCAAATTGGACATAAGGTAGGGAGGcccaaagtaatttcttttaCTTTCCCATCTACAGGCAGATGTGTTGTCCAGGTACCATCGCTTGTTGCCCATACAAATTGTCCTGGACTTTGGATTGTACTCTTGGTACATCCTACGATTATTTTGTAATCCACTTTACCTTGTTTATGTTTGATCCCTCTGCAGGCGCAACCAATTTGTAGGGCTATTACTTGTTTCTGATTGTACCTCTCTCTAATTCTAGAATGAAGAGTGGTTAGTTGATAGTTTTGCATTCCACATCCCAAAGACAGTAATAATCATAAAATTAGCATTGGCACAATTACTGATAACATTCTCGAAGCAATTAAACACATCTTATCTGCAGTCTTGTTGGTTCCACAGTTTACACAGTCTGTGATCTGGGATGGATTTTCTTCACTCGGGTATAGTGAATCCAGGGGTCCACAACGGCTACTTTGACTGCTGTAAAGGTGGTCAACAGTACCTGATGGGGTCCAGCCCACTTTTCTTTCAGCAGTTCTTCGTTCCAATTTTTAATGTACACCTCATCTCCCGGATGTATGTCATGAACTGGATTCTCGAGAGTCAGCGGCCTATTCCACACGAGGACGCTCCGGAGTCGAGCTAAAGTTTTCCCGAGAGATAGAACATAATCATACACGTCCTGCTTTCCCGTGACATGTACATTTGGGTTAGGCTCAGGAGATTCATATGGTTTCCTGTACAATATCTCATAAGAACTGACTGACATCCCACTCCTAGGCTTTATCCGAATCCTCAACAGTGCTATTGGCAAAGCCTGGGGGCACTGCAATTTGGCTTCTTGGCATATTTTACTGATTTGCCTTCTCAGTGTCTGATTCATCCTCTCTACTTGTCCACTTGACTGGGGTCTTCACGGTGTGTGGCGATCCCAAGTTATTCCCAGCAATCTACTTACTTCTCTTACTATTGTAGCTATAAAATGGGGCCCCCTGTCTGATGATACCCCTAGGGGTACCCCGAACCTGGGAATAATCTCTTGTAGTAACCACTTAACTGTTTCCTTTGCTTGGTTTGTgcggcagggaagggcttctGGCCATCCAGAAAATGTGTCAACCCCCACTAACAGGTATTTGTATCCTCGAGTACTTGGCAACTCTACAAAATCTACCTGCCAATAGTCTCCTGGCTCCATTCCTATCCAAATCCTTCCTAGCTGTGCCTGCCGTCTAGCCACTGGGTTGTTTTTCAAGCAGATGTCACATTTTAACATTACTGATTTTGCCATTGTTAACATCCGTACCGAGATTAAACTTCGCTTTAGCAATTTTACCAATGCCTCTGCACCCCAATGACATTTGTTATGTTTAATTTGTATAACTTCTCTCATTATCAAGGGGGGTACCACTATTTGTCCTTGTGCAGTCACATACCACCCTTCTAAattgtcaccatgatattttctgaaaaaacctttgccaggattttctcctgaggagctgaggagcctcaggaaagaaatggaaacaataactatctgctgctgtggaatgcaacaggtgcaccTGTGATTGGTggatgttggttgtttctaattaatggccaatcacagtcagctggctcAGACTCTTGAGAGTCACAAGtctttgttattcattccatttttgttctttctagcctactgatgaatccttttctctctattattTTAGTACAGTTTTAGTGTAGTattgtaatataatatatatcataatataataaaccagccttctgaaacatggagtcaagattcgcATCTCCACACATGGGGTATCCACCACACTGAATCCTTTTGTGCATTTAGCAAACGTCCCAATCTCTCATCTTCTACTGaatactttggttttggagggaAATTGAATCGAGATACATTAAGCTTTAAAGGTATCAATGACACTGTTGTTTTCACCTCTCGAGCAACCTGTCGGGATGTCCAGTCTGCCTTTCTATTTGCCTCACAGATTTTGGAGTTTCATGATTGGTGTGCTTTACAGTGCATAATTGCCACTTGTTCAGGTTTTTGTACTGCTTTTATCAATTGCAGGACTGCATCTTGATGTTTAATATGCGTACATTGAGAAGACAATAGTCCTCTTTCTTTCCACAGTGCTTTGTGTACATGGCACCACTCCAAAAGCATACTTTGAGTCAGTCCATATGTTTACCCTTTTCCCTTCATTTAATTCTAGTGCCCTGGTTAAGGCAACCAGTTCTGCCTTCTGGGCAGATATGTTTGGTGGTAATGCTCTTGCCTCCACTACTGTACTGACTGTTGCTACCGCATATCCAGCGTATCTGGTTCCATTCTCCACGAAGCTGCTCCCATCTGTGAATACTTCCCACTCTGGCTGCTCTAGTGGGACGTCTTTCAGGTCTTTTCTTGCTGAATAGGTGTACTCTATTACTTCTACACAGTCATGCTCTAATGGGCCTTCTTCAGTTGTGGTACCTAGAAACAAAGCTGGATTCAAAAGGTTAGttgttttttaatgtgacaTCATCCTGCTCAGTCAGGATTACCTGGAATTTTATCATCCTGCTTGGAGATAGCCAAGGGCTCCCCTTCTGCTCTAAGACAGTGGTTACCATGTGTGGTACATAGACATCTATGTGTCTTCCCATAGTGAGCTTCCTGGCTTCTTGTATCAGCATCACAGTGGCTGCGACTGCCTGCAGACATGAAGGCCACCCGGCACTTACATTGTCAAGTTGTTTGGAAAAATAGCCCACCGGCCTTTTCCAGCTTCCTAGACATTGGGTCAGGACTCCCAGTGCTAGGTGCAGCCTTTCATGTACAAACAGCTGAAAATCTTTAGACAGATCAGGTAACCCTAATGCTGGAGCAATTGTCAGTGCATCCTTTAATTTTAGGAAGGCTTCTTTCTGTGGTTTGCCCCAGGTGAATGGCTGAGTCTTCTGGGCTTCATACAGGGGTTTCGTAATCAGTCCATAGTCCACGATCCACAGGCATCCCACCAGCCTGAGCATCCGGGCTCTGGCACTAGCACAAATACTGGCTACGGTTAGTACCTAATTTCATTGCCCTTAGTGCACAAATTTCAACATCCCCTGGTAGATCACAGTCCTGGCAATTTGATCACATTTCCCCCCCTCTGGCATAACTTTATAACCTCCCATTCCCCAGTGAATTTAAAATCTCGATGGTTACCTTTATGCAggttgctttttcttctgtagcTATTAGTATATCATCACAACTACAACAGGTATTGGTCAACTCGGTACTTGTCTCTCGTACTTGCCCATTCTCAGTCCAAATCTCCAGCTCCTTCGCCAGCTGGTTTCCGAATAGGGTTGGCGAGTTCTTGTAGCCTTGTGGTAGTCGTGTCCAGGTGAGCTGGGTCTTCCTTCCGTTCCCTGGATTTTCCCATTCAAAGGCAAACAGTTTCCTACTTTCTTTGTCAAGGGGTATGCAGAAAAAGGCATCTTTTAGATCAATTACGGTAAACCATTTATATATCTCTTTTATGGATGTCAGCAATGTATAGGGATTTGCTACCACTGGATAAATGtcctttgttattttatttattgctcTCAAATCCTGCACTGATCTATATTCCCCATTGTGGTTTCTTTACTGGAAATATTGGTGTATTAAATTTTGATTCATATTCCTCTAGAATTTGGTATTTCAAGAATTTGTCAATAATCTTTACTATTCCTTGCCGTGCTTCTGGTTTTATGGGATACTGTTTGACCTGTACAGCCCTCGCCCCTTCTTTTAACTCTACATGCACTGGCTGTGCCAATTTAGATTTTCCTGGTATATCCATTTCCCATACCGAGTGAATCACTGCATCTTCTACTTCCCTAGGGATAGAGGGGACCGGTTTTTCTTTGATCATTAAAATTTGTCCTGTCTTTGATTCAGGTATCTTCATTACGAGTTCACCATTCTCAAATGTTATTATCGCATCAAATTTCGCCAGCAAATCCCTTCCTAAAAGCGGAATTGGACACTCAGGTACATATAAGAATTCATGTGTCAAAACCTTGTTCCCAAAACACAAATCTAAGGGTTGCAAGAATGGCtgattttcctctttccctgtAGCGCCAACTATTGTTAATTGCTTGCCCCCAATTTGCCCTTGCAAATCATTTAGTATGGAATATGTGGCCCCCATATCCACCAGGAATGTTACCTCTTTATCCCCTAATTGTATGGTAACCACAGGTTCTTGTACTGATTCCAATTCTAGTCAGCTGTGATATTCGCCCAGTACCATCGCCTTGGCGATGTCTTCCTGCTGGAACTGATTGCCCTGGTTAAACCGGTTGTTTGGGTTGCTTGGGCATTCTCTCTTCCAATGCCCCTCCTTTTTGCAATACGCACATTGGTTTAAGCTCAACCCTTGCATGACTGGTCCTCCGTGGCCTCTGCCAAACCTGCCTCTACCCAGTCCACGACCACCTCTGCCACCTCCCCTGAAATCTGGGTTTCCTTTGCCTTGTATTACCGCCAAAagattttgctgctgctttttactAGCCTCCTTTTCCCTATTATTGTATACTTTCCAGGCTACCTCAGGTAGTTTATCCAGATTCCTCAATTCCTCCCCTTCTAATTTTTGCAATTTCCTCCTAATATCATCCTGTGACTGCCCCAGGAATATGAGAATGAGTTGAACCTTCGCTTGTTCTGTATCAATCAGGAGATCTGTATGTTTCCTTGCTGTCTCCTTAAGCCTTTCCAAAAATGCAGTAGGggattctttcttttcctgttgaACCTTATACAGTTTAGACTAATTAATAGTTTTAGGCACAGCATTCTGAACTCCTATTTGGACCTACTCCTGATATTTCTTCATCCTCCGCATATGCCCAGGTACATTAGGATCCCACCCTGGATCCTCAGTTGGAAAATTTTCATCTAGAGTTTCTGTTAGGAGTCCATTTCTGATATCTTCCCTTGCCCTTTCTTTGGCTGCCTTAAGTACCATCTCTTTCTCAGTAGAATCCATTAAAGTATCTAATATTACTTGTGTGTCATCCCAATCAGGATTCTGAGTTTTCATAATCATTTTTACTACCTGTGCCACCTTATCAAGATTTTCTCTATAAGTTCCAGCCGATTGTTTCCAAATAACTAAATCCGCAGGAGAAAAAGGCACTTTTACAAACACTGGCCCTTCCACTCCTACTCCTTGTTGCAAGGGGGCAATCACAGTCTGCTTTTGTCTGCCCAGGTCTTTTCTAGCCAAGACCGGGGCAAGCTTTGACCGACTCCTAATCCTATGAGATACTGGTGTCACTGATTAATCACTATTGCTATCTTCTTCACTTacattcccccccccccccttttgtATCACAGTTAGGTTTTGATCATCTTCCAAGGAAGAGGCATCAGGTGACGGCAGGAGAGGAGGATAAAGAGAAAAGGGTGTAGTAGGACTAGACGAGATAGAATTAGGGGAAGTAGGGGCAGACGGTGGGATAGGGGCAGGTGAAGCAGGCGGGCTAGGGTCAGGTTCTCTTGGTCTTGTTGGAGCTACCTGTAAATCAACATCTGTATAGTTTTTCCTATTCAGACTTTCTTTCAAAGCCAAGTGTTCTAGACAACGTTTCTCTTTTACACAAACCCCACACTTATCACTTGCAGATGCTCTAACCACCATTAATCCACATTCAACCTGCCATTCTGGCTTTCCCCTcaaatagaaaaacaaatcaacatACGGAACCTCGTCCCATTTTCCTTCTTGCTTACAAAATGACATTAATCTTATTGGCAGGCAGTCGGCCCCAAGGGATTCTCAGGGAGCTAATCGGCTGTGACCGTCTCACTCCTCACCACGTCCCCAGGAGAGGTAAGGTGCTTTTACTTTGGTTTGGTTGCCTGACAATAAGACGCAGCGAAAGCTACGCTTGGTTGGGCTAAGGAAATCCTGGTGGTATTGCCTAAGCGCCCTCCGTTAGACAATAGCAAAAAGCATTGCAGGCTTGGCATTTCTGATGCATTGTAATTGTAATATGGAGAGGCTTAAAGGGATTTTGGGCAGCAATGCCCCCATACCGCGAACTTCTCCTTTGGGGTGCTTATTAGCACATTGGAAACAGGGTAATTTTGGGGAAGAGTTACATAAGGCTAAGTTGATTAATTATGCCATAATGGCAGGTTGAATGTGGATTAATGGTGGTTAGAGCATCTGCAAGTGATAAGTGTGGGGTTTGTGTAAAAGAGAAACGTTGTCTAGAACACTTGGCTTTGAAAGAAAGTCTGAATAGGAAAAACTATACAGATGTTGATTTACAGGTAGCTCCAACAAGACCAAGAGAACCTGACCCTAGCCCGCCTGCTTCACCTGCCCCTATCCCACCGTCTGCCCCTACTTCCCCTAATTCTATCTCGTCTAGTCCTACTACACCCTTTTCTCTTTATCCTCCTCTCCTGCCGTCACCTGATGCCTCTTCCTTGGAAGATGATCAAAACCTAACTGTGATacaaaaggggggggggggggaatgtAAGTGAAGAAGATAGCAATAGTGATTAATCAGTGACACCAGTATCTCATAGGATTAGGAGTCGGTCAAAGCTTGCCCCGGTCTTGGCTAGAAAAAAGCAGACTGTGATTGCCCCCTTGCAACAAGGAGTAGGAGTGGAAGGGCCAGTGTTTGTAAAAGTGCCTTTTTCTCCTGCGGATTTAGTTATTTGGAAACAATCGGCTGGAACTTATAGAGAAAATCTTGATAAGGTGGCACAGGTAGTAAAAATGATTATGAAAACTCAGAATCCTGATTGGGATGACACACAAGTAATATTAGATACTTTAATGGATTCTACTGAGAAAGAGATGGTACTTAAGGCAGCCAAAGAAAGGGCAAGGGAAGATATCAGAAATGGACTCCTAACAGAAACTCTAGATGAAAATTTTCCAACTGAGGATCCAGGGTGGGATCCTAATGTACCTGGGCATATGCGGAGGATGAAGAAATATCAGGAGTAGGTCCAAATAGGAGTTCAGAATGCTGTGCCTAAAACTATTAATTAGTCTAAACTGTATAAGGTtcaacaggaaaagaaagaatccCCTACTGCATTTTTGGAAAGGCTTAAGGAGACAGCAAGGAAACATACAGATCTCCTGATTGATACAGAACAAGCGAAGGTTCAACTCATTCTCATATTCCTGGGGCAGTCACAGGATGATATTAGGAGGAAATTGCAAAAATTAGAAGGGGAGGAATTGAGGAATCTGGATAAACTACCTGAGGTAGCCTGGAAAGTATACAATAATAGGGAAAAGGAGGCTagtaaaaagcagcagcaaaatctTTTGGCGGTAATACAAGGCAAAGGAAACCCAGATTTCAGGGGAGGTGGCAGAGGTGGTCGTGGACTGGGTAGAGGCAGGTTTGGCAGAGGCCACGGAGGACCAGTCATGCAAGGGTTGAGCTTAAACCAATGTGCGTATTGCAAAAAGGAGGGGCATTGGAAGAGAGAATGCCCAAGCAACCCAAACAACCGGTTTAACCAGGGCAATCAGTTCCAGCAGGAAGACATCGCCAAGGCGATGGTACTGGGCGAATATCACAGCTGACTAGAATTGGAATCAGTACAAGAACCTGTGGTTACCATACAATTAGGGGATAAAGAGGTAACATTCCTGGTGGATATGGGGGCCACATATTCCATACTAAATGATTTGCAAGGGCAAATTGGGGGCAAGCAATTAACAATAGTTGGCGCTacagggaaagaggaaaatcaGCCATTCTTGCAACCCTTAGATTTGTGTTTTGGGAACAAGGTTTTGACACATGAATTCTTATATGTACCTGAGTGTCCAATTCCGCTTTTAGGAAGGGATTTGCTGGCGAAATTTGATGCGATAATAACATTTGAGAATGGTGAACTCGTAATGAAGATACCTGAATCAAAGACAGGACAAATTTTAATGATCAAAGAAAAACCGGTCCCCTCTATCCCTAGGGAAGTAGAAGATGCAGTGATTCACTCGGTATGGGAAATGGATATACCAGGAAAATCTAAATTGGCACAGCCAGTGCATGTAGAGTTAAAAGAAGGGGCGAGGGCTGTACAGGTCAAACAGTATCCCATAAAACCAGAAGCACGGCAAGGAATAGTAAAGATTATTGACAAATTCTTGAAATACCAAATTCTAGAGGAATATGAATCAAAATTTAATACACCAATATTTCCAGTAAAGAAACCACAATGGGGAATATAGATCAGTGCAGGATTTGAgagcaataaataaaataacaaaggaCATTTATCCAGTGGTAGCAAATCCCTATACATTGCTGACATCCATAAAAGAGATATATAAATGGTTTACCGTAATTGATCTAAAAGATGCCTTTTTCTGCATACCCCTTGACAAAGAAAGTAGGAAACTGTTTGCCTTTGAATGGGAAAATCCAGGGAACGGAAGGAAGACCCAGCTCACCTGGACACGACTACCACAAGGCTACAAGAACTCGCCAACCCTATTCGGAAACCAGCTGGCGAAGGAGCTGGAGATTTGGACTGAGAATGGGCAAGTACCGAGAGACCAATACCTGTTGTTACAGTATGTTGATGATATACTAATAgctacagaagaaaaagcaaccTGCATAAAGGTAACCATCGAGATTTTAAATTCACTGGGAATGGGAGGTTATAAAGTATCCAGAGAAAAGGCACAAATTGCCCAACAGACTGTGATCTACCTGGGATGTGAAATTTCACAAGGGCAATGAAAATTAGGTACTAACCGTATCCAAGCTATTTGTGCTATGCCAGAGCCCCAGAATCTACACGAGCTGCGAGTCTTCCTCGGGATGGCAGGGTGGTGTTGCCTGTGGATCGTGGACTATGGACTGATTACGAAACCCCTGTATGAAGCCCAGAAGACTCAGCCATTCACCTGGGGCAAACCACAGAAAGAAGCCTTCCTAAAATTAAAGGATGCACTGACAATTGCTCCAGCATTAGGGTTACCTGATCTGTCTAAAGATTTTCAGCTGTTTGTACATGAAAGGCTGCACCTAGCACTGGGAGTCCTGACCCAATGTCTAGGAAGCTGGAAAAGGCCGGTGGGCTATTTTTCCAAACAACTTGACAATGTAAGTGCCGGGTGGCCTTCATGTCTGCAGGCAGTCGCAGCCACTGTGATGCTGATACAAGAAGCCAGGAAGCTCACTATGGGAAGACACATAGATGTCTATGTACCACACATGGTAACCACTGTCTTAGAGCAGAAGGGGAGCCCTTGGCTATCTCCAAGCAGGATGATAAAATTCCAGGTAATCCTGACTGAGCAGGATGAtgtcacattaaaaaacaaCTAACCTTTTGAATCCAGCTTTGTTTCTAGGTACCACAACTGAAGAAGGCCCATTAGAGCATGACTGTGTAGAAGTAATAGAGTACACCTATTCAGCAAGAAAAGACCTGAAAGACGTCCCACTAGAGCAGCCAGAGTGGGAAGTATTCACAGATGGGAGCAGCTTCGTGGAGAATGGAACCAGATACGCTGGATATGCGGTAGCAACAGTCAGTACAGTAGTGGAGGCAAGAGCATTACCACCAAACATATCTGCCCAGAAGGCAGAACTGGTTGCCTTAACCAGGGCACTAGAATTAAATGAAGGGAAAAGGGTAAACATATGGACTGACTCAAAGTATGCTTTTGGAGTGGTGCCATGTACACAAAGCACTGTGGAAAGAAAGAGGACTATTGTCTTCTCAATGTACGCATATTAAACATCAAGATGCAGTCCTGCAATTG
Protein-coding sequences here:
- the LOC135289190 gene encoding LOW QUALITY PROTEIN: uncharacterized protein LOC135289190 (The sequence of the model RefSeq protein was modified relative to this genomic sequence to represent the inferred CDS: deleted 2 bases in 2 codons) produces the protein MLRLVGCLWIVDYGLITKPLYEAQKTQPFTWGKPQKEAFLKLKDALTIAPALGLPDLSKDFQLFVHERLHLALGVLTQCLGSWKRPVGYFSKQLDNVSAGWPSCLQAVAATVMLIQEARKLTMGRHIDVYVPHMVTTVLEQKGSPWLSPSRMIKFQVILTEQDDVTLKTTNLLNPALFLGTTTEEGPLEHDCVEVIEYTYSARKDLKDVPLEQPEWEVFTDGSSFVENGTRYAGYAVATVSTVVEARALPPNISAQKAELVALTRALELNEGKRVNIWTDSKYAFGVCHVHKALWKERGLLSSQCTHIKHQDAVLQLIKAVQKPEQVAIMHCKAHQS